In Syntrophorhabdales bacterium, one genomic interval encodes:
- a CDS encoding AbiV family abortive infection protein, which translates to MKVFDAQTLQREVEARRSGGTPVPGTFIGNEKAPGISEYGAYPSLDRTALRNGYKLCVENAQRLLPDAKALAEAGRYRSAHRILLLALEELGSALQLYEAGRSEVQDWEAWWRRYFSHPKDLQSASLGIARREEADERFGLASEEIVHVNFDKKHGKFTSPVDDENPELVAFFEKEAAYAESVLKALPSHAFERWEYELMIRQSPEIAPLVLYARIEELLGQEPAISEGELLTAIARDLGRSKDVFTAGFERWKEISPKARAYVDLMRRLQEEAKEQNS; encoded by the coding sequence ATGAAGGTGTTTGATGCCCAGACGCTGCAACGGGAAGTCGAAGCCCGGCGCTCCGGCGGGACGCCGGTGCCGGGTACCTTCATAGGAAATGAGAAGGCTCCCGGGATTAGTGAATATGGCGCGTATCCCTCACTGGATAGAACAGCATTGCGGAATGGCTATAAATTGTGCGTTGAGAACGCCCAGCGGCTGCTCCCTGACGCGAAAGCGCTCGCGGAAGCAGGTCGTTACCGGAGCGCTCACCGCATCCTGCTTCTGGCCCTGGAAGAACTTGGCAGCGCCTTGCAGTTGTACGAAGCGGGCCGGTCCGAGGTGCAGGACTGGGAGGCATGGTGGCGTCGTTACTTCAGTCACCCCAAGGATCTTCAATCGGCTTCCCTTGGCATTGCCAGAAGGGAGGAGGCTGACGAACGATTCGGCCTTGCTTCCGAAGAAATCGTACACGTGAATTTCGACAAGAAACATGGGAAGTTCACATCACCTGTTGATGATGAAAACCCTGAACTGGTTGCATTTTTCGAGAAAGAGGCGGCGTATGCGGAAAGCGTTCTGAAGGCGTTACCCTCTCACGCGTTCGAACGATGGGAGTATGAACTCATGATCCGGCAGTCCCCGGAAATTGCTCCGTTAGTTCTCTATGCGCGCATCGAAGAACTGCTGGGGCAGGAGCCTGCAATCAGTGAAGGAGAACTGCTGACTGCCATTGCCAGGGACCTCGGCAGATCCAAAGATGTCTTTACAGCCGGCTTTGAGCGTTGGAAAGAAATTTCCCCCAAGGCGCGAGCGTACGTGGACCTTATGCGACGACTGCAGGAGGAAGCGAAAGAACAGAATTCCTGA